One genomic segment of Hevea brasiliensis isolate MT/VB/25A 57/8 unplaced genomic scaffold, ASM3005281v1 Scaf31, whole genome shotgun sequence includes these proteins:
- the LOC131177015 gene encoding probable LRR receptor-like serine/threonine-protein kinase At3g47570: MENGSLEMWLHPEGNGYSQRKKLNFFQRLCIAIDVASALHYLHDHCGMQIVHCDLKPSNILLDNDMTAHVGDFGLARLISESTSNPSQHQNFSTGLKGTIGYMAPEYGVGSNVTTYRDVYSFGILFLQMFTGK; the protein is encoded by the exons GAGGGAAATGGTTATAGTCAAAGAAAGAAATTAAACTTTTTCCAAAGACTATGCATTGCCATTGATGTGGCTTCTGCATTGCATTATCTTCATGACCATTGTGGAATGCAAATCGTTCATTGTGACTTGAAGCCGAGTAATATTCTTCTTGACAATGACATGACTGCTCATGTTGGTGACTTTGGATTAGCAAGGCTCATTTCTGAAAGCACCAGCAATCCTTCTCAACACCAAAATTTCTCAACAGGGTTAAAGGGAACAATTGGCTACATGGCTCCAG AATATGGAGTAGGCAGCAATGTGACAACTTACAGAGATGTGTATAGCTTTGGAATACTTTTCTTACAGATGTTCACAGGAAAGTGA